One genomic region from Pseudoduganella lutea encodes:
- a CDS encoding MipA/OmpV family protein produces the protein MLAALAPASAQQQPVPAPDLPLWEVGLFGGAASTPAYPGADDRSARALVLPLVIYRGKIIRADRSGVSARLINSDRVELDLGFALSLPARSDDVAAREGMPDLNSLLEFGPRLKVLLAEPGPNSRVRLELPLRVPLELRNGFARQGLVFEPRVVFETGDGTGKWQADATAGAVFGNARLHGYFYDVAPRYATASRPEYDASGGLLMTRLGLSLSRRLTPDWRVFGFTRYDNHSHAANRDSPLFRKTSGVSVGAGFTWTIHRSAARAWE, from the coding sequence ATGCTCGCGGCCCTGGCGCCGGCCAGCGCCCAGCAACAGCCCGTGCCGGCGCCGGATTTGCCCCTGTGGGAAGTGGGCCTCTTCGGGGGCGCCGCCTCCACCCCCGCCTACCCCGGTGCCGACGACCGCTCCGCGCGCGCACTCGTGCTGCCGCTGGTGATCTACCGCGGCAAGATCATCCGCGCCGACCGCTCCGGCGTGAGCGCGCGGCTGATCAACAGCGACCGGGTGGAGCTCGACCTGGGTTTTGCGCTGTCGCTGCCTGCCCGCTCCGACGACGTGGCCGCGCGCGAAGGCATGCCGGACCTGAACTCGCTGCTGGAATTCGGGCCGCGCCTGAAAGTGCTGCTGGCCGAGCCTGGCCCGAACAGCCGCGTGAGGCTGGAACTGCCGCTGCGCGTGCCGCTGGAATTGCGCAACGGCTTCGCGCGCCAGGGCCTCGTGTTCGAGCCGCGCGTGGTATTCGAGACCGGCGACGGCACCGGCAAGTGGCAGGCCGATGCGACCGCCGGCGCGGTGTTCGGCAACGCGCGCCTGCACGGGTATTTCTATGACGTGGCGCCGCGCTACGCGACCGCGTCACGCCCCGAGTACGACGCTTCGGGCGGCCTGTTGATGACGCGGCTCGGCCTGAGCCTGTCGCGCCGGCTGACGCCGGACTGGCGCGTGTTCGGCTTTACACGCTATGACAACCACAGCCACGCGGCCAATCGCGACAGCCCGCTGTTCCGCAAGACCAGCGGCGTATCCGTGGGTGCCGGCTTCACGTGGACGATCCACCGGTCCGCGGCGCGGGCCTGGGAATGA
- a CDS encoding glutathione S-transferase family protein: MTITITAFERSPDGGQGLARDTRVRWALEELGQPYKVRLVTFEGLKQPAHLALHPFCQIPTYEEGNLVLFETGAIVLHIAERHAGLLPHHANARARAIAWLFAALNTVELPIVELSNVMLLERDMPWYAERLPLVEGRVRDRLTQLSSRLGSAEWIDGPFSAGDLMMVSVLLRARSSGILDEFPNLAAYVARGEARPAYKRAFAAQLAVNAGAVPS, encoded by the coding sequence ATGACGATCACCATCACCGCCTTCGAACGTTCGCCCGATGGCGGCCAGGGGCTCGCGCGCGACACGCGCGTGCGCTGGGCGCTGGAAGAATTGGGGCAGCCCTACAAGGTTCGCCTGGTGACATTCGAGGGGCTGAAGCAGCCTGCGCACCTGGCGCTGCATCCGTTCTGCCAGATTCCCACGTACGAGGAAGGCAATCTCGTTTTGTTTGAAACGGGCGCGATCGTGCTCCACATCGCCGAACGCCATGCGGGCCTGCTGCCGCACCATGCCAATGCCCGGGCGCGCGCGATCGCGTGGCTGTTTGCCGCGCTCAACACGGTGGAATTGCCGATCGTCGAACTGTCGAACGTCATGCTGCTGGAGCGCGACATGCCCTGGTATGCGGAACGCCTGCCCCTGGTCGAGGGAAGGGTGCGCGACCGCCTGACCCAGCTGTCGAGCCGGCTGGGCAGCGCCGAATGGATCGACGGGCCATTCAGCGCGGGCGACCTGATGATGGTATCGGTGCTGCTCAGGGCGCGATCGTCGGGCATTCTCGATGAATTCCCGAACCTCGCCGCCTACGTGGCCCGCGGCGAGGCACGGCCCGCCTACAAGCGCGCGTTTGCCGCGCAACTGGCGGTCAATGCGGGCGCTGTCCCATCCTGA